A window of the Alnus glutinosa chromosome 4, dhAlnGlut1.1, whole genome shotgun sequence genome harbors these coding sequences:
- the LOC133867024 gene encoding G-type lectin S-receptor-like serine/threonine-protein kinase LECRK1 — MSIIASTILFLSALSIATAQPKSLNLTRGSSLSPSGNSSSLLSQSGLFAFGFFPFGDGYSISIWFEGTPQKTVVWTANRNDPPLSRNANIVFKSDGRLILQELGGQEKSIANTTQPAVLASMLDSGNFVLFALNSTIIWQSFDHPTDTLLPSQLLRARSQLVSSNSETNHSEGIFRIKMQNDGNIVLYQYAVGIPMPDAQEYAYWSAVTNFVGANATLTLDENGRLYMLNSTGVNVKNITNEKIPSDGKKYRATIDADGIFRLYSHDLNGNGNWSIEWLEPGDACAPKGICGINEYCYLENQQAVCTCPAGFVFINQEQMNLGCNRNFTAESCSSKNEDTKYDIQEYQNSVLDDSAYAYLFSATKEECKQACLEDCDCEAAFFEKQECRKLKLPLTFWRTNLQVGGYSTAAFVKFGSGIDGMVSKDIESKKILRMDILIIGVACLAFALILLAFFAILICRLRIWTYKRCLSHETATEGILMEDVSLRAFTYSELEVATNGFVEQLGRGSFGTVFKGTLSNGQRTIAVKKLEKVMAEGEEEFKNEMRSIGRTHHKNLVRLLGYCHDGSNRLLVYEYMSNGTLTDYLFKSQVKPNWEERIKIALNIARGILYLHEECETQIIHCDINPNNILIDESGCAKISDFGLAKLLMPDHSKTHTGIRGTRGYVAPEWLKNLPITVKADVYSFGVVFLVTICCRRSIDINAPQDEVVLVDWVYDCFKSNGLCKLVPEEVNAESLERMVRIGLWCIEEEPAARPSIKKVIHMLEGAVEIPIPPCARSSVENN; from the coding sequence ATGTCGATCATTGCTTCtactattctttttctttctgcgCTTTCAATAGCAACTGCTCAACCAAAAAGCCTCAACTTGACTCGAggctcttctctctctcccagtGGCAACTCATCATCATTACTCTCGCAATCCGGCCTTTTCGCCTTTGGGTTCTTTCCTTTTGGTGATGGTTATTCAATAAGCATATGGTTTGAAGGAACTCCACAGAAAACTGTCGTCTGGACAGCCAACCGGAATGACCCTCCACTCTCCCGCAATGCCAACATTGTTTTTAAGAGCGATGGTAGGCTCATCTTGCAAGAGTTGGGAGGCCAAGAAAAATCCATTGCCAATACCACACAGCCTGCTGTGTTGGCTTCCATGCTCGATTCTGGCAACTTTGTTCTCTTTGCTTTGAATTCAACAATTATATGGCAAAGTTTTGATCACCCAACGGACACCCTTTTGCCTAGCCAACTCCTGCGAGCTAGGAGTCAGCTCGTTTCTAGCAACTCTGAAACCAATCACTCAGAGGGAATCTTCCGGATCAAGATGCAGAATGATGGGAACATTGTTCTGTATCAGTATGCAGTAGGTATTCCTATGCCTGATGCTCAAGAATATGCTTATTGGTCGGCAGTTACAAATTTTGTTGGGGCTAATGCAACGCTGACGCTGGATGAAAATGGCCGCCTATACATGCTCAATAGTACTGGTGTCAATGTAAAGAACATTACCAATGAAAAGATTCCCTCTGACGGGAAGAAGTACCGTGCAACAATTGACGCAGATGGGATTTTCCGGCTGTATTCTCATGACTTGAATGGGAATGGCAATTGGTCGATCGAGTGGCTTGAGCCAGGAGATGCATGCGCTCCTAAAGGCATATGTGGCATTAATGAGTACTGTTACCTCGAAAATCAACAAGCTGTTTGCACTTGTCCTGCAGGGTTTGTTTTCATCAACCAGGAGCAAATGAATTTGGGTTGCAACAGAAACTTCACTGCAGAAAGTTGTTCGTCCAAGAATGAAGATACCAAGTACGATATTCAAGAATACCAAAATAGTGTATTGGATGATAGCGCATACGCCTATTTGTTCTCTGCGACGAAAGAAGAATGCAAACAGGCCTGTTTAGAGGATTGCGACTGCGAAGCTGCTTTCTTTGAAAAACAAGAATGCAGAAAACTAAAGCTTCCATTGACATTTTGGAGGACTAATCTACAAGTGGGTGGCTATTCAACTGCTGCATTTGTCAAATTTGGCAGCGGTATCGACGGTATGGTCTCAAAAGATATAGAAAGTAAGAAAATATTGCGAATGGATATCTTAATCATTGGTGTTGCATGTCTAGCTTTCGCATTGATTCTCCTAGCATTTTTCGCTATTCTTATATGTAGACTTAGAATATGGACATACAAAAGGTGCCTCTCTCATGAAACCGCAACCGAAGGAATATTGATGGAGGATGTGTCTTTGCGAGCATTTACTTATAGTGAACTCGAAGTTGCAACAAATGGCTTCGTCGAACAATTGGGTAGAGGTTCTTTTGGGACTGTCTTTAAGGGAACCCTGTCAAACGGGCAGAGGACCATTGCTGTCAAGAAACTGGAGAAAGTAATGgctgaaggagaagaagaattCAAAAATGAGATGAGGTCCATTGGACGAACCCACCATAAAAACCTTGTCCGGTTGCTCGGTTATTGCCACGATGGTTCCAATCGGCTTTTGGTGTACGAGTACATGAGCAATGGAACACTCACGGACTACCTCTTCAAATCCCAAGTAAAGCCGAATTGGGAGGAAAGAATTAAAATCGCTTTGAATATAGCTAGAGGGATCCTATATTTACACGAGGAATGTGAGACCCAAATCATCCACTGTGACATAAATCCCAACAATATACTGATAGACGAGAGTGGATGTGCCAAAATTTCGGACTTTGGATTGGCAAAGCTATTGATGCCCGACCATTCTAAGACGCACACTGGGATAAGAGGAACAAGAGGGTATGTTGCCCCAGAATGGCTCAAGAATTTGCCCATCACTGTGAAAGCGGATGTGTATAGCTTCGGTGTCGTATTCTTGGTAACTATATGTTGCCGGAGGAGCATTGATATCAATGCTCCTCAGGATGAAGTTGTTCTTGTAGACTGGGTCTACGATTGTTTCAAGTCCAATGGATTATGTAAGCTGGTTCCCGAAGAAGTTAACGCTGAAAGCTTGGAAAGGATGGTGAGGATCGGGCTTTGGTGCATTGAAGAAGAGCCAGCAGCCCGTCCATCAATAAAGAAGGTGATTCATATGTTGGAAGGCGCCGTAGAAATACCCATTCCACCGTGCGCTCGTTCTTCAGTTGAGAATAATTAG